In Prosthecomicrobium sp. N25, one DNA window encodes the following:
- the tssH gene encoding type VI secretion system ATPase TssH: MPDISLEAVTGKLNRVGYDAFFQALRHAKGAGNRNVELAHWILHLLQRDRTDLGLTLDKFKIDRAKLTSDVARVVEGFRKNETEMPGVSNAISDILDRGWHYATLFFGETQIRTGHMLTGALKSMELKRAFTSLSPEFGKINPDTLAAEHRSLWAGSEEETLRPMDGSGLAAAGTAGAEAAKGKAQTALDRFSQDLTAKAKEGGMDPILGRDDEIRQVIDVLMRRRQNNPILTGEAGVGKTAVVEGLAQRIASGDVPPQLRNVRLCALDIGLMQAGASMKGEFEQRLRSVIDEVQASPTPIVLFIDEAHTLIGAGGQAGTGDAANLLKPPLARGTLRTVAATTWSEYRQYIEKDPALTRRFQPVNVDEPDTERCCRMLRGLIGPMEKHHKVKISDAAVVAAVEFSKRYIPARQLPDKAVSLLDTAAARVAISQSAIPAAIEDTRASIAALEAEAAALKADRDLGIVSTERLGEIDAALATLRGELETLEAEWASEKALVEEIRALRESVAAPEAEAEAQESARAALAEKAGRLETIDPERRMIYAHVDEQAVASVVSDWTGIPVGRMVKDEIENVLRLPEILNRRVIGQSHGLAIIAKRIETNRAKLDNPNKPIGVFLLCGPSGVGKTETALALAEALYGGEGNMITINMSEFQEAHTVSSLKGAPPGYVGYGEGGRLTEAVRRKPYSVVLLDEVEKAHPDVHELFFQVFDKGIMEDGNGRKIDFKNTLIILTSNVGTDLIMDLARDPHHRPDPESLLGALRPKLLEVFPPALIGRLVPIPYYPLSPDMLSGIVRLQLDRIGRRIRENHDAAFVYDDAVVDHIVEQCNDPDSGGRMIDNIITNTILPALSREFLKRSLDKTEIREARVGIENGAFSYAWG; encoded by the coding sequence ATGCCGGACATCAGCCTGGAAGCCGTGACGGGCAAGCTCAACCGCGTCGGCTACGACGCCTTCTTCCAGGCGCTCCGCCATGCCAAGGGCGCCGGCAACCGCAACGTCGAGCTGGCGCACTGGATCCTGCACCTGCTGCAGCGGGACCGGACCGACCTCGGCCTCACCCTCGACAAGTTCAAGATCGACCGGGCCAAGCTGACGTCCGACGTCGCCCGCGTGGTCGAGGGCTTCCGCAAGAACGAAACCGAGATGCCGGGGGTCTCCAACGCCATCTCGGACATTCTCGACCGCGGCTGGCACTACGCCACGCTCTTCTTCGGCGAGACGCAGATCCGCACCGGCCACATGCTGACCGGCGCGCTGAAATCCATGGAGCTGAAGCGGGCCTTCACGTCGCTCTCGCCGGAGTTCGGCAAGATCAACCCGGACACGCTGGCGGCCGAGCACCGTTCGCTGTGGGCGGGCTCCGAGGAGGAGACGCTGCGCCCCATGGACGGATCCGGCCTCGCCGCGGCGGGCACGGCCGGCGCGGAAGCCGCCAAGGGCAAGGCGCAGACGGCGCTCGACCGCTTCTCGCAGGACCTGACCGCCAAGGCCAAGGAAGGCGGCATGGACCCGATCCTCGGCCGCGACGACGAGATCCGGCAGGTGATCGACGTGCTCATGCGCCGGCGGCAGAACAACCCGATCCTGACCGGCGAGGCGGGGGTCGGCAAGACGGCCGTGGTGGAGGGACTGGCGCAGCGGATCGCGTCGGGCGACGTCCCGCCGCAGTTGCGCAACGTTCGGCTCTGCGCGCTCGACATCGGCCTGATGCAGGCCGGCGCCTCCATGAAGGGCGAGTTCGAGCAGCGGCTGCGCTCGGTCATCGACGAGGTCCAGGCCTCGCCGACGCCGATCGTCCTCTTCATCGACGAGGCCCACACGCTCATCGGTGCGGGCGGCCAGGCCGGCACCGGCGATGCCGCCAACCTCCTGAAGCCGCCGCTGGCGCGCGGCACGCTCCGGACCGTCGCGGCGACGACCTGGTCGGAGTACCGCCAGTACATCGAGAAGGACCCGGCGCTGACACGCCGCTTCCAGCCCGTCAATGTGGACGAGCCGGACACGGAGCGCTGTTGCCGGATGCTGCGCGGGCTGATCGGGCCGATGGAGAAGCACCACAAGGTCAAGATCTCGGATGCGGCCGTGGTGGCGGCCGTGGAGTTCTCCAAGCGCTACATCCCGGCCCGACAGCTGCCCGACAAGGCGGTGAGCCTGCTCGACACGGCGGCGGCGCGGGTCGCCATCAGCCAGAGCGCCATACCGGCGGCGATCGAGGACACGCGGGCGTCGATCGCGGCGCTGGAGGCGGAAGCGGCGGCGCTCAAGGCCGACCGGGACCTCGGCATCGTCTCGACCGAGCGCCTCGGGGAGATCGACGCGGCGCTCGCCACCCTGAGGGGCGAGCTCGAGACGCTCGAGGCCGAATGGGCCTCCGAGAAGGCGCTGGTGGAGGAGATCCGCGCGCTGCGCGAGTCCGTGGCGGCGCCCGAGGCCGAGGCGGAGGCGCAGGAGAGCGCCAGGGCGGCGCTCGCCGAGAAGGCCGGCCGGCTCGAGACCATCGACCCCGAGCGACGCATGATCTACGCCCATGTGGACGAGCAGGCGGTCGCCTCCGTGGTGTCGGACTGGACCGGCATCCCGGTCGGCCGGATGGTCAAGGACGAGATCGAGAACGTCCTGCGCCTGCCCGAGATCCTCAACAGGCGCGTCATCGGCCAGAGCCACGGGCTCGCCATCATCGCCAAGCGGATCGAGACCAACCGGGCGAAGCTCGACAATCCGAACAAGCCGATCGGTGTCTTCCTGCTCTGCGGTCCCTCCGGCGTCGGCAAGACCGAGACGGCCCTTGCGCTCGCCGAAGCCCTCTACGGCGGCGAGGGCAACATGATCACCATCAACATGTCCGAGTTCCAGGAGGCCCATACGGTCTCGTCGCTGAAGGGCGCACCTCCGGGCTACGTCGGCTACGGCGAGGGCGGGCGGCTGACCGAGGCGGTGCGGCGCAAGCCCTACAGCGTCGTCCTGCTCGACGAGGTCGAGAAGGCCCATCCGGACGTGCACGAGCTGTTCTTCCAGGTCTTCGACAAGGGGATCATGGAGGACGGCAACGGGCGCAAGATCGACTTCAAGAACACGCTGATCATCCTGACCTCGAACGTCGGGACGGACCTGATCATGGACCTGGCGCGCGACCCGCATCATCGTCCCGATCCGGAATCGCTCCTCGGCGCGCTGCGGCCGAAGCTCCTGGAGGTGTTCCCGCCGGCGCTGATCGGGCGGCTGGTGCCGATCCCCTACTACCCGCTGTCGCCCGACATGCTCTCCGGCATCGTGCGGCTCCAGCTCGACCGCATCGGCAGGCGCATCCGCGAGAACCACGACGCCGCCTTCGTGTACGACGACGCGGTGGTCGACCACATCGTGGAGCAGTGCAACGATCCGGATTCCGGCGGGCGCATGATCGACAACATCATCACCAATACGATCCTGCCGGCGCTCTCGCGCGAGTTCCTGAAGCGCTCGCTCGACAAGACGGAGATCCGGGAGGCCCGGGTCGGCATCGAGAACGGCGCCTTCAGCTACGCCTGGGGGTGA
- the tssG gene encoding type VI secretion system baseplate subunit TssG: MSFDEEIQQEPWRFDFFTVMRILEGRNPERPRIGDSTTLREDYVLLGQNPYFEFPASNLERATIDGKDRFRILIKFLGYLGPQGALPDATNAEAYAWLLERDEAFPRFLDVFNSRFLQLFFRAWADSRPIAQHERPLDDRFGDYVGSAVGLGSRIYRNLDTVPDALKLAHAGLMAPAAKSAVRLEALIRGVIGLDATVHEFVGSRLPVAREDQTRLGGANSALGDDVMLGSSFYSVSDKIRVRITAKSLKEFETVLPQGRLAEPLADLVLFYLGEAVDWDVELVIRQADTKPVKLGSFGRLGWTTWVAPDIEKDPDRERSEARFNLAQRVRESRAGEPIETEFA; this comes from the coding sequence ATGAGCTTCGACGAGGAGATCCAGCAGGAGCCGTGGCGATTCGACTTCTTCACCGTCATGCGCATCCTGGAGGGGCGAAACCCCGAGCGCCCGAGGATCGGCGACAGCACCACCTTGCGGGAGGACTACGTCCTCCTGGGGCAGAACCCCTACTTCGAATTCCCGGCGTCGAACCTCGAGCGCGCCACCATCGACGGCAAGGACCGGTTCCGGATCCTGATCAAGTTCCTCGGTTATCTCGGCCCGCAAGGCGCCCTGCCGGACGCCACCAACGCGGAGGCCTATGCCTGGCTCCTGGAGCGTGACGAGGCCTTTCCGCGCTTCCTCGACGTGTTCAACAGCCGGTTCCTGCAGCTCTTCTTCCGTGCCTGGGCGGACTCGCGGCCGATTGCCCAGCACGAGCGCCCGCTGGACGACCGCTTCGGCGACTATGTCGGCTCGGCCGTGGGCCTCGGCTCGCGCATCTACCGGAACCTCGACACGGTGCCGGACGCCCTGAAGCTCGCGCATGCCGGGCTGATGGCGCCCGCGGCCAAGTCGGCGGTGCGGCTCGAGGCACTGATCCGCGGCGTTATCGGCCTCGACGCCACCGTGCACGAATTCGTGGGCTCGCGGCTGCCCGTGGCGCGCGAAGACCAGACCCGGCTCGGGGGAGCCAACTCGGCGCTCGGCGACGACGTCATGCTGGGGTCGAGCTTCTACAGCGTCAGCGACAAGATCCGGGTCCGGATCACGGCGAAGTCGCTCAAGGAGTTCGAGACGGTCCTGCCGCAGGGGCGGCTCGCCGAACCGCTGGCCGACCTGGTGCTCTTCTATCTCGGCGAGGCGGTCGATTGGGACGTGGAGCTGGTCATCCGGCAGGCCGATACCAAGCCGGTGAAGCTCGGCTCCTTCGGGCGCCTCGGCTGGACCACCTGGGTGGCGCCGGACATCGAGAAGGACCCGGACCGGGAGCGGTCCGAGGCGCGGTTCAACCTCGCCCAGCGGGTGCGCGAGTCCCGCGCCGGCGAGCCGATCGAAACGGAATTCGCCTGA
- the tssF gene encoding type VI secretion system baseplate subunit TssF, with translation MDREFLDLYERELRVLREQAREFAEEFPGIADRLGGLMEDRTDPMIQGLLEGAAFLAARVQLKIKHEFPEFTTNLLDQLIPNFLMPTPSAMVVQARPIFGDPALLDGTRIAKGSYLDATYLERERRVACRYRLTAEIMLWPFEMTAADYLATPAALQAIGVPLAGRARAGLRLGFTTRMSGRKEAEISDQDAIAKPEFHAARCRISDLVVHLVGDETEAIALYEQLFARRVGIHLRYYDEFGDAVVLPIDPRALVQVGFEEGEGLVPPDTRIFHGFALVKDFFVFSRRFLAFRLVDLDKILPRVPAKSFEIVISFDESNPRLQATLTLGDFGIYAAPAVNLFEMTLDRIQVKSNLHEHHVVPDRSRPIDFEPHRLLDVAAHYAGSTERVPVLPLYSAPRDPDSKAGKLFYTVRRLPRRRTALERRTGGASDYTGTEMYLSLLEPRGRDVPQVAEISLRALCSNRHLTEALPVGEGGADFRLLDNTDMDFVCLAGPTPPAEPVTGELRSRREVASTGTVTWRLINMLSLNHLGLIGRSAGRNAQSLREMLGLFADLKDAVQERRIDGIRSVDSRPIVRRVRRATGVGAARGLEITVTIDERSFEGSGIFLLGAVLDRFFAEYVAINNFTQTVIRSVERGEIMRWPVRLGLRRPL, from the coding sequence ATGGATCGCGAGTTTCTCGACCTCTACGAACGCGAACTGAGGGTCCTCAGGGAGCAGGCGCGCGAGTTCGCCGAGGAGTTCCCCGGCATCGCGGACCGGCTCGGCGGCCTGATGGAGGACCGCACCGATCCGATGATCCAGGGGCTCCTGGAGGGCGCGGCGTTCCTCGCCGCCCGCGTGCAACTGAAGATCAAGCACGAGTTCCCGGAATTCACCACCAACCTGCTCGACCAGCTGATCCCGAACTTCCTGATGCCGACGCCGTCGGCCATGGTCGTGCAGGCGCGCCCGATCTTCGGAGATCCGGCGCTGCTCGACGGAACGAGGATCGCCAAGGGCAGCTATCTCGACGCCACCTACCTGGAGCGGGAGCGGCGGGTCGCGTGCCGGTACCGGCTGACCGCCGAGATCATGCTGTGGCCGTTCGAGATGACGGCAGCCGACTACCTCGCGACCCCGGCCGCCCTGCAGGCGATCGGCGTGCCGCTCGCCGGACGCGCGCGGGCCGGGCTGCGGCTCGGCTTCACCACCCGGATGAGCGGCCGCAAGGAGGCCGAGATCTCCGACCAGGACGCGATCGCCAAGCCGGAATTCCATGCCGCGCGGTGCCGGATATCCGACCTGGTGGTCCACCTCGTCGGTGACGAGACCGAGGCCATCGCGCTCTACGAGCAGCTGTTCGCTCGGCGGGTCGGCATCCACCTGCGCTACTACGACGAGTTCGGCGATGCCGTGGTGCTGCCGATCGATCCGCGCGCGCTGGTGCAGGTCGGCTTCGAGGAGGGCGAAGGGCTGGTGCCGCCCGACACGCGCATCTTCCACGGCTTCGCGCTCGTCAAGGACTTCTTCGTCTTCTCGCGCCGGTTCCTGGCGTTCCGTCTCGTCGACCTGGACAAGATCCTGCCGCGGGTGCCGGCCAAGTCCTTCGAGATCGTGATCAGCTTCGACGAGTCGAACCCGCGGCTGCAGGCGACGCTGACACTCGGCGACTTCGGCATCTACGCGGCGCCGGCCGTCAACCTCTTCGAAATGACGCTCGACCGCATCCAAGTGAAGAGCAATCTGCACGAGCACCACGTGGTCCCGGACCGGAGCCGGCCGATCGACTTCGAGCCGCACCGGCTCCTCGACGTGGCGGCCCACTACGCGGGCTCGACGGAGCGGGTGCCGGTGCTGCCGCTCTACTCGGCGCCGCGCGACCCGGATTCCAAGGCCGGCAAGCTGTTCTACACGGTGCGGAGGCTGCCGCGCCGGCGGACAGCGCTGGAGCGGCGGACCGGGGGCGCGTCGGACTATACCGGGACGGAGATGTACCTGAGCCTCCTGGAGCCGCGCGGGCGCGACGTGCCGCAGGTAGCGGAGATCAGCCTCAGGGCGCTCTGTTCCAACCGGCATCTCACCGAGGCGCTGCCGGTCGGGGAAGGGGGCGCGGACTTCCGGCTCCTCGACAACACCGACATGGATTTCGTGTGCCTTGCCGGGCCGACCCCGCCGGCCGAGCCGGTGACGGGCGAACTGCGCAGCCGGCGCGAGGTGGCCTCGACGGGAACGGTCACGTGGCGGCTCATCAACATGCTGAGCCTCAACCACCTGGGCCTGATCGGGCGGAGCGCGGGGCGCAACGCCCAATCGCTGCGCGAGATGCTGGGCCTCTTCGCCGATCTCAAGGACGCCGTGCAGGAGCGGCGCATCGACGGCATCCGCAGCGTCGACAGCCGGCCGATCGTGCGGCGTGTGCGGCGGGCGACGGGGGTCGGCGCGGCGCGCGGCCTGGAGATCACGGTGACGATCGACGAGCGCTCCTTCGAGGGATCGGGGATCTTCCTGCTCGGCGCCGTGCTGGACCGGTTTTTCGCCGAATATGTGGCCATCAACAACTTCACGCAGACGGTCATCCGGTCGGTGGAGCGCGGCGAGATCATGCGCTGGCCGGTCCGGCTCGGGCTGAGGAGGCCGCTGTGA
- the tssE gene encoding type VI secretion system baseplate subunit TssE, producing the protein MHAFRAAHGARDARKKLDLRDESGDRIIAGRRASARTLVTEAIMRREIGLDLEKLLNTIQLASSLDLSEHPEVQSSILNFGIPDIVHRSIDEFAVDDIAFELAVALKRFEPRIVPRSIQVRRDMSVSTVELKVRFQISAEISMRPENVPVEFVADIEVASGKIVVGHV; encoded by the coding sequence ATGCATGCCTTCCGGGCCGCTCACGGGGCGCGGGATGCGCGCAAGAAGCTCGACCTGCGCGACGAGAGCGGCGACCGGATCATCGCCGGCCGACGGGCCTCGGCGCGAACGCTGGTCACCGAGGCGATCATGCGCCGCGAGATCGGCCTCGACCTCGAGAAGCTCCTGAACACCATCCAGCTCGCCTCCAGCCTCGACCTCAGCGAGCACCCGGAAGTGCAGAGCTCGATCCTGAACTTCGGGATCCCGGACATCGTCCACCGCTCGATCGACGAGTTCGCGGTGGACGACATCGCGTTCGAACTGGCGGTGGCGCTCAAGCGCTTCGAGCCGCGGATCGTGCCGCGCTCCATCCAGGTCCGGCGCGACATGTCGGTCAGCACCGTGGAACTCAAGGTCCGGTTCCAGATCTCCGCTGAGATCTCCATGCGGCCCGAGAACGTGCCGGTCGAGTTCGTCGCCGACATCGAGGTCGCCAGCGGCAAGATCGTCGTGGGGCATGTCTGA
- a CDS encoding Hcp family type VI secretion system effector translates to MATEDAFITFKGVKGESQDTDHKDWIDVFSWSWGLSNAGTASVGSGLGAGKAVVQDFHFTKPCDTSSADIAKNLLQGKHFDTAEMHLRKSTGQEKGLLYYKVKFEHVYITSFQLGGSGGGGTFTESVSFTFKKYYVEYQIQDNKGIAKPGGKYGWDVASMKEWAG, encoded by the coding sequence ATGGCTACCGAAGACGCATTCATCACGTTCAAGGGCGTCAAGGGCGAGTCCCAGGACACCGACCACAAGGACTGGATCGACGTGTTCTCCTGGTCCTGGGGCCTGTCGAACGCCGGCACCGCCTCGGTGGGGTCCGGTCTCGGCGCCGGCAAGGCGGTCGTCCAGGACTTCCACTTCACCAAGCCCTGCGACACCTCGAGCGCCGACATCGCCAAGAACCTGCTGCAGGGCAAGCACTTCGATACGGCCGAGATGCACCTGCGCAAGTCGACCGGCCAGGAGAAGGGCCTGCTCTACTACAAAGTGAAGTTCGAGCACGTCTACATCACGAGCTTCCAGCTCGGCGGTTCCGGCGGCGGCGGTACCTTCACGGAGTCGGTGAGCTTCACCTTCAAGAAGTACTACGTCGAGTACCAGATCCAGGACAACAAGGGCATCGCCAAGCCGGGCGGCAAGTATGGCTGGGATGTCGCGTCCATGAAGGAGTGGGCCGGCTAG